The following are from one region of the Bradyrhizobium sediminis genome:
- a CDS encoding nitroreductase yields MADAVAKAPKAHYAAEDRIGVLEELLNERYSVRAFLPQPVPRETIEHVLTVAQRTASWCNSQPWQVLIASGEAKERFRKLIYKEAASGAEDGHDFPPPREYLGVYLERRRESGFQLYNTLGIARGDKAAYARQALENYNFFGAPHVAIVHTDEPLGVYGAVDCGAYVGNFMLAAQALGLGTIPQAALARHSGLIRSHFKLGDDRRVVCGISFGYADHAHKVNSYRTSRASIADTVTFVDE; encoded by the coding sequence ATGGCAGATGCCGTTGCGAAGGCGCCAAAAGCGCATTATGCGGCCGAGGACCGCATCGGCGTGCTCGAGGAGCTCTTGAACGAGCGCTATTCGGTCCGCGCCTTCCTGCCGCAGCCGGTTCCCCGTGAGACCATCGAGCATGTGCTCACGGTGGCGCAACGGACGGCATCATGGTGCAACAGCCAGCCATGGCAGGTGCTGATCGCGAGCGGCGAAGCCAAGGAGCGGTTCCGCAAGCTGATCTACAAGGAAGCGGCTTCCGGCGCCGAGGACGGCCACGATTTTCCGCCGCCGCGGGAATATCTCGGCGTCTATCTGGAGCGGCGGCGCGAGAGCGGCTTCCAGCTTTACAACACGCTCGGCATCGCGCGTGGCGACAAGGCGGCCTATGCCAGGCAGGCGCTGGAGAACTACAATTTCTTCGGCGCGCCGCATGTCGCGATCGTCCATACCGACGAGCCGCTCGGGGTCTACGGCGCCGTCGATTGCGGCGCCTATGTCGGCAATTTCATGCTGGCCGCTCAGGCGCTCGGCCTCGGCACAATTCCGCAGGCGGCATTGGCTCGCCATTCCGGCTTGATCCGCAGCCACTTCAAGCTCGGCGACGACCGCCGGGTGGTCTGCGGCATTTCATTCGGCTATGCGGATCATGCCCACAAGGTCAACAGCTACCGGACTTCGCGCGCCAGCATCGCCGACACCGTCACCTTCGTCGACGAATAG
- a CDS encoding acyl-CoA dehydrogenase: protein MNFDDTPQEAAFRTEARKWIAANAPKQYEEELSKSSLGRIRLQNDDIVEVGKAWQKKKADGGWACLHWPKEYGGRGATPIEKVIWQQEEGVYGKLTQPFQIGEGMCGPTVMAFGSEEHKRHYLPKLASGEQIWCQLFSEPAGGSDVAGLRTRAEKKGDNWIVNGQKIWTSGAHYSDYGLLITRTDPNVPKHKGLTMFFLDMKSKGVEVRPIKQANGMQEFNEVYFTDVVIPDSQRLGNVGDGWNVSLTTLMNERMSIGARLATGFPEMFEFCSNLMTEDGPAIDDRATRSKLASWAVKASGLKYTSYRAVSALSKGERPGPENSIGKLVAGVMLQDIAAYAMDLQGAAGALTGAAEEEAAGQFQQMLLGAPSMRIAGGTDEILRNIIAERVLGLPGDIRVDKDVPFNKIPTKGR, encoded by the coding sequence ATGAATTTCGATGACACCCCGCAGGAAGCCGCCTTCCGCACCGAGGCCCGCAAGTGGATCGCCGCCAATGCGCCGAAGCAGTACGAGGAGGAGCTTTCCAAATCCTCGCTCGGCCGCATCCGGCTGCAGAACGACGACATCGTCGAGGTCGGCAAGGCCTGGCAGAAGAAGAAAGCCGATGGCGGCTGGGCCTGCCTGCACTGGCCGAAGGAATATGGCGGCCGCGGCGCCACGCCGATCGAGAAGGTGATCTGGCAGCAGGAAGAGGGCGTCTACGGCAAGCTGACGCAGCCGTTCCAGATCGGCGAGGGCATGTGCGGCCCGACCGTGATGGCCTTCGGCAGCGAGGAGCACAAGCGCCACTATCTGCCGAAGCTCGCCTCCGGCGAACAGATCTGGTGCCAGCTGTTTTCGGAGCCAGCGGGTGGTTCCGACGTCGCCGGTCTGCGCACCCGCGCGGAGAAGAAGGGCGATAACTGGATCGTCAACGGCCAGAAGATCTGGACCTCCGGCGCGCATTACTCCGACTATGGCCTCCTGATCACGCGTACCGACCCCAATGTGCCGAAGCACAAGGGCCTGACCATGTTCTTCCTCGACATGAAGAGCAAAGGCGTCGAGGTGCGGCCGATCAAGCAGGCCAACGGCATGCAGGAGTTCAACGAAGTCTACTTCACCGACGTCGTCATTCCCGACAGCCAGCGTCTCGGCAATGTCGGGGACGGCTGGAACGTCTCGCTCACCACGCTGATGAACGAACGGATGTCGATCGGCGCGCGGCTGGCGACCGGATTCCCCGAGATGTTCGAATTCTGCTCCAACCTGATGACGGAGGACGGTCCCGCGATCGACGATCGCGCCACGCGCTCGAAGCTCGCGAGCTGGGCGGTGAAGGCGAGCGGGCTGAAATACACCAGCTATCGCGCGGTGTCGGCGCTCTCCAAGGGCGAGCGCCCGGGGCCGGAGAATTCGATCGGCAAGCTGGTCGCCGGCGTCATGCTGCAGGACATCGCGGCCTATGCCATGGACCTGCAGGGCGCGGCCGGCGCCCTCACCGGTGCGGCGGAAGAAGAAGCGGCGGGCCAGTTCCAGCAGATGCTGCTGGGCGCGCCCTCGATGCGCATCGCCGGCGGCACCGATGAAATTCTCCGCAACATCATCGCCGAGCGCGTGCTGGGACTCCCCGGCGATATCCGCGTCGACAAGGACGTGCCGTTCAACAAAATCCCGACCAAGGGGCGCTAG
- a CDS encoding acyl-CoA dehydrogenase, which translates to MNFDDTPQEAAFRAEAKAWIAANAPKQYEEELRKSSLGRTQLKGANILEVAKAWQKKKADAGWACLHWPKEYGGRGASPIERVIWQQEEGPFGKLSGMFIIGHGMCGPTMMAFAGEDQKRKYLPPLASGEKIWCQLFSEPAGGSDVAGLRTRAERKGDDWIINGQKIWTSGAHYSDYGILLTRTDPNVAKHKGLTMFFLDMKSLGVEVKPIKQANGASDFNEVYFTDVKIPDSQRLGAVNDGWNVSLTTLMNERMSIGAGVSTGFPELFEFCNSLMLDDCPAIEDRNVRSKLANWAVKASGLKYTSMRAISALSKGERPGPENSIGKLVAGSMIQDVAAYALDLQGAAGVLSGPEDAEATGKFQAMLLRAPGTRVEGGTDEIMRNIIAERVLGLPGDIRVDKDVPFNKIPTRGRG; encoded by the coding sequence ATGAACTTCGACGACACCCCGCAGGAGGCCGCGTTCCGCGCCGAGGCCAAGGCCTGGATCGCCGCCAACGCGCCGAAGCAGTACGAGGAAGAGCTGCGCAAGTCCTCGCTGGGCCGCACCCAGCTCAAGGGCGCCAACATCCTCGAAGTGGCAAAGGCCTGGCAGAAGAAGAAGGCGGACGCCGGCTGGGCCTGCCTGCACTGGCCGAAGGAATATGGCGGGCGGGGTGCGTCGCCGATCGAGCGCGTGATCTGGCAGCAGGAAGAGGGCCCGTTCGGCAAACTCTCGGGCATGTTCATCATCGGCCACGGCATGTGCGGCCCGACCATGATGGCCTTTGCCGGCGAGGACCAGAAGCGCAAGTATTTGCCGCCGCTCGCCTCGGGCGAAAAGATCTGGTGCCAGTTGTTCTCCGAACCCGCCGGCGGTTCCGATGTCGCCGGCCTGCGCACGCGCGCGGAAAGGAAGGGCGACGACTGGATCATCAACGGCCAGAAGATCTGGACTTCGGGTGCGCACTACTCGGACTATGGCATCCTGCTGACGCGCACCGATCCCAACGTCGCCAAGCACAAGGGCCTCACCATGTTCTTCCTGGACATGAAGAGTCTCGGCGTCGAAGTGAAGCCGATCAAGCAGGCCAACGGCGCGTCCGACTTCAACGAGGTCTACTTCACCGACGTGAAAATTCCGGACAGCCAGCGGCTCGGCGCCGTCAATGACGGCTGGAACGTGTCGCTGACCACGCTGATGAACGAGCGCATGTCGATCGGCGCGGGCGTCTCGACCGGTTTTCCGGAACTGTTCGAGTTCTGCAACAGCCTGATGCTGGATGACTGCCCCGCGATCGAAGACCGCAATGTGCGCTCCAAACTCGCCAACTGGGCGGTGAAGGCGAGCGGGCTGAAATACACCAGCATGCGGGCGATCTCGGCGCTGTCGAAGGGCGAACGCCCGGGGCCGGAGAATTCGATCGGCAAGCTGGTCGCGGGTTCAATGATCCAGGATGTCGCGGCCTATGCGCTGGACCTGCAGGGTGCCGCCGGCGTGCTGAGCGGCCCCGAGGATGCCGAGGCAACCGGTAAATTCCAGGCCATGCTGCTGCGCGCGCCCGGCACCCGTGTCGAAGGCGGCACCGACGAGATCATGCGCAACATCATCGCCGAGCGCGTGCTCGGCCTGCCCGGCGACATCCGGGTCGACAAGGACGTGCCGTTCAACAAGATACCGACCAGGGGACGGGGATGA
- a CDS encoding acyl-CoA dehydrogenase family protein, producing MNFDFSDEQKQMRDEARKFLAEKCPPKAVRTVLDGKASYDKDLWQGLAEMGFLGVAIPEEFGGAGAGHLELCVISEEMGRALAPVPFSSTVYLAAEAILIAGSDAQKKKWLPAIASGSAIGTLALFEGKGNPSPEAINLSAAGGTLNGVKKPVPDGAIADFAIVAARTGSTGRDSDISLFLVDMKAGGVEAKALTSLDPSRGQAELTFKNCKAEPLGAAGEGWSVLSQVLDRAAVLMAFEQVGGADRALEMGRDYALDRIAFGRPIGSFQAVKHMLADMYVSATLARSNCYYGAWALSTNASELPEAAAAARISATQAFQHCAKNNIQVHGGMGFTWEFDCHMYYRRANATALGLGSLSYWEDALIDRMRKRNAA from the coding sequence ATGAACTTCGATTTTTCCGACGAACAGAAGCAGATGCGCGATGAAGCGCGGAAATTCCTCGCCGAAAAGTGCCCGCCGAAAGCGGTGCGCACCGTGCTCGACGGCAAGGCCAGCTATGACAAGGATCTTTGGCAGGGCCTCGCCGAGATGGGCTTTCTCGGTGTCGCCATCCCCGAGGAATTCGGCGGCGCCGGCGCCGGCCATCTCGAGCTCTGCGTAATATCAGAAGAAATGGGCCGCGCGCTGGCGCCGGTGCCGTTTTCCTCGACCGTCTATCTCGCGGCCGAAGCCATCCTGATCGCCGGCAGCGATGCGCAAAAGAAGAAGTGGCTTCCCGCCATCGCCTCGGGTTCGGCGATCGGCACGCTGGCGCTGTTCGAAGGCAAGGGCAATCCGTCGCCCGAGGCGATCAATCTCTCGGCCGCCGGCGGCACCCTCAACGGCGTGAAGAAGCCGGTGCCCGACGGCGCGATCGCCGACTTCGCCATTGTCGCCGCCCGCACCGGCTCGACGGGGCGCGACAGCGATATCTCGCTGTTCCTGGTCGACATGAAGGCCGGCGGCGTCGAAGCCAAGGCGTTGACCAGCCTCGATCCGTCGCGGGGCCAGGCCGAACTCACTTTCAAGAACTGCAAGGCCGAGCCGCTCGGCGCTGCCGGTGAAGGCTGGAGCGTCCTGTCGCAGGTGCTCGACCGTGCCGCGGTGCTGATGGCGTTCGAACAGGTCGGCGGCGCCGACCGCGCGCTGGAAATGGGCCGCGACTATGCGCTCGATCGCATCGCCTTCGGCCGGCCGATCGGCTCGTTCCAGGCGGTGAAGCACATGCTCGCCGACATGTACGTCTCGGCGACGCTGGCGCGTTCGAATTGCTACTACGGCGCCTGGGCGCTCTCGACCAACGCGTCCGAACTGCCGGAGGCCGCCGCCGCCGCGCGCATCAGCGCGACGCAGGCGTTCCAGCATTGCGCCAAGAACAACATCCAGGTGCATGGCGGCATGGGCTTCACCTGGGAGTTCGACTGCCACATGTACTATCGCCGCGCCAACGCCACCGCGCTCGGGCTCGGCAGCCTGTCTTACTGGGAAGACGCGCTGATCGACCGCATGCGCAAGCGGAACGCGGCTTGA
- a CDS encoding AMP-binding protein, which translates to MSGNAAAVMTKPGFRKIEWLERDIAVERRPDGIIILKSRIPLKAYEKHIPASLAKWASEAPERTWLAQRGGADRQWRRLSYGEAKRTVDGLTQGLLDLKLEPGSPVAILSGNSIEHALMTMAAMQARFPAAPVSPAYSLMSHDHVKLKYLFDLIRPKVVMVQDGPAFEKALNALDLDGVTVIHVARPCEGIKSVAFADLAATPVTRSVAESIAQITPDTVGKLLFTSGSTGMPKAVINTQQMMCANAAMMMQVRPRDPNAPLATYLDWMPWNHTMGGNALFNPVLTEGGTLYIDDGRPMPGMIEETLRNLREISPTYYANVPAGYAALAAAMEKDDGLCRSFFKNLGLMAYGGARLPDDLYDRMQALAVRAIGERLVFYTGWGSTETAPTSTGTYWNTERVGLIGLPFPGVELKMVPVGAKYELRLRGVNVTPGYFRRPDLTEAAFDEEGFYCIGDAGVFVDPNDPLQGIIFAGRVVEDFKLTTGTFVHVGSLRTDAIAAATPVVQDALVTGQDRPFVGLLAWPNLQACRQITGNAEASFEDVVRHPEVIACLKRGLEAHNKSTEGASSMRVARAMLMIEPASIDGNELTDKGYINQRAGLERRAALVERLYADPPGEDVIILN; encoded by the coding sequence ATGAGTGGGAATGCCGCCGCGGTGATGACCAAGCCAGGCTTTCGCAAGATCGAATGGCTGGAGCGCGACATCGCGGTCGAGCGGCGGCCCGATGGCATCATCATCCTGAAGTCTCGCATCCCGCTGAAGGCTTACGAGAAGCATATCCCGGCCTCGCTGGCGAAATGGGCGAGCGAAGCGCCCGAGCGAACCTGGCTGGCGCAGCGCGGCGGCGCCGACCGGCAGTGGCGCAGGCTGTCCTATGGCGAAGCCAAGCGCACGGTGGATGGGTTGACGCAGGGACTGCTCGATCTGAAGCTTGAGCCCGGCAGCCCGGTCGCGATCCTGTCAGGCAATTCGATCGAGCATGCGCTGATGACGATGGCCGCGATGCAGGCGCGGTTTCCGGCCGCCCCCGTGTCGCCGGCCTATTCGCTGATGAGCCACGATCACGTCAAACTGAAATATCTGTTCGACCTGATCAGGCCGAAGGTGGTGATGGTGCAGGACGGCCCGGCCTTCGAGAAGGCGCTCAACGCGCTCGATCTCGACGGCGTCACCGTCATCCATGTCGCGCGTCCCTGCGAAGGCATCAAGAGCGTCGCGTTCGCCGATCTCGCGGCGACGCCGGTGACCAGATCCGTCGCGGAGTCGATCGCGCAAATCACGCCGGATACGGTGGGAAAACTCCTGTTCACCTCGGGCTCCACCGGCATGCCCAAGGCCGTCATCAATACCCAACAGATGATGTGCGCCAACGCCGCGATGATGATGCAGGTGCGGCCGCGCGATCCGAACGCGCCGCTCGCCACCTATCTCGACTGGATGCCGTGGAACCACACCATGGGCGGCAATGCGCTGTTCAATCCGGTGCTGACCGAAGGCGGCACGCTCTACATCGACGACGGCCGGCCGATGCCGGGCATGATCGAGGAGACGCTGCGTAACCTGCGCGAGATCTCGCCGACCTATTACGCCAACGTGCCCGCGGGCTACGCCGCGCTTGCGGCTGCCATGGAGAAGGACGACGGGCTGTGCCGCAGCTTCTTCAAGAATCTCGGGCTTATGGCCTATGGCGGCGCGCGGCTGCCCGACGATCTCTATGACCGGATGCAGGCGCTGGCGGTGCGCGCCATCGGCGAGCGCCTCGTGTTCTACACCGGCTGGGGCTCGACCGAGACCGCGCCGACCTCGACCGGTACCTATTGGAACACCGAGCGCGTCGGCCTGATCGGGCTGCCGTTTCCCGGCGTCGAATTGAAGATGGTCCCGGTCGGCGCCAAATATGAATTGCGCCTGCGCGGCGTCAACGTCACGCCCGGCTATTTCCGCCGGCCCGATCTCACCGAGGCTGCGTTCGACGAGGAAGGCTTCTATTGCATCGGCGACGCCGGCGTGTTCGTCGATCCCAATGATCCGCTGCAGGGCATCATCTTCGCCGGCCGGGTGGTGGAGGACTTCAAGCTCACCACCGGCACCTTCGTCCATGTCGGCTCGCTGCGCACCGACGCCATCGCGGCCGCCACGCCCGTGGTGCAGGACGCGCTGGTCACCGGACAGGATCGCCCGTTCGTCGGATTATTGGCCTGGCCCAATCTGCAAGCCTGCCGGCAGATCACCGGCAACGCGGAAGCGAGCTTCGAGGACGTGGTCAGGCATCCCGAAGTGATCGCCTGCCTGAAGCGCGGTCTCGAAGCGCATAACAAGTCGACCGAAGGCGCCAGCAGCATGCGCGTGGCGCGCGCCATGCTGATGATCGAGCCGGCCTCGATCGACGGCAACGAACTCACCGACAAGGGCTACATCAATCAGCGCGCCGGGCTCGAGCGCCGCGCCGCGCTGGTGGAACGGCTCTATGCCGATCCGCCAGGAGAGGACGTCATCATTTTGAATTGA
- a CDS encoding enoyl-CoA hydratase/isomerase family protein, with product MTQPLLIEHDDGVDRVTLNRPDSLNALNPEMIDALNAYFEGLQRNRTTRVVVLKGAGASFCAGLDLKHAMARRAGQQEPPGVTESLDSQRRIADIVMLMRRCPQPIIALVQGSAAGGGFALALAADIRIATRSARMNCAFIKLGLGGCDIGTSYFLPRLVGVSVASELILTGRFIHAERALAVGLVSEVVEEGGLDAAAVPYVDAMMTASPVGLRLSKECLNMSVDAGSIEAVIAMEDRNQVLCSRSEDFNEGIRAFLEKRKPVYIRR from the coding sequence GTGACCCAACCGCTGCTGATCGAACACGATGACGGGGTCGACCGGGTGACGCTCAATCGTCCGGACAGCCTCAACGCGCTCAATCCCGAGATGATCGACGCGCTGAACGCCTATTTCGAGGGCCTGCAGCGCAACCGCACCACCCGCGTGGTGGTGCTCAAAGGTGCGGGCGCGTCGTTCTGCGCCGGGCTCGATCTCAAGCACGCGATGGCGCGCCGCGCCGGGCAGCAGGAGCCGCCCGGCGTCACCGAGTCGCTGGATTCGCAGCGCCGGATCGCCGACATCGTGATGCTGATGCGGCGCTGCCCGCAGCCGATCATCGCGCTGGTGCAGGGTTCCGCGGCCGGTGGCGGTTTTGCGCTGGCGCTCGCCGCCGACATCCGCATCGCCACCAGATCGGCGCGGATGAACTGCGCCTTCATCAAGCTCGGGTTGGGAGGCTGCGACATCGGCACCAGCTATTTCCTGCCGCGGCTGGTCGGGGTGTCGGTCGCCTCCGAACTCATCCTGACCGGACGCTTCATCCATGCCGAGCGCGCGCTGGCGGTCGGACTGGTCTCCGAAGTGGTCGAGGAAGGCGGGCTCGATGCTGCCGCCGTGCCTTATGTCGATGCGATGATGACGGCCTCGCCGGTCGGTTTGCGGCTGTCGAAGGAATGCCTAAACATGAGCGTCGATGCCGGCTCGATCGAGGCGGTGATTGCGATGGAAGACCGCAATCAGGTCTTGTGCAGCCGTTCGGAAGATTTCAACGAAGGCATCAGGGCCTTTCTGGAAAAGCGAAAGCCTGTCTATATCAGGCGCTAA
- a CDS encoding SDR family NAD(P)-dependent oxidoreductase — MQLQDVAVIITGGGSGLGAATARAMAAKGAKIGVLDQSKENAEKVAAEVKGVALHADVTDEEQVKAALAKAEAAHGIARVLMNCAGIGGSQRIVGKDGVYPLAKFVRVINVNLIGTFNVLRLFSERLATAAPVGEERGVIINTASVAAYEGQIGQIAYSASKGGVVGLTLPAARDLASLKIRVNTIAPGLFLTPLLMGLNEEARKSLGAQVPHPARLGDASEYGNLAVHIVENPMLNGETIRLDGAIRMAPR, encoded by the coding sequence ATGCAGTTGCAAGACGTTGCCGTAATCATCACCGGCGGTGGCTCCGGCCTCGGCGCCGCCACCGCGCGAGCCATGGCGGCCAAAGGTGCGAAAATCGGTGTGCTCGACCAGAGCAAGGAAAATGCCGAGAAGGTCGCGGCCGAAGTGAAGGGCGTCGCCCTGCATGCCGACGTCACCGACGAGGAACAGGTCAAGGCCGCGCTCGCCAAGGCCGAAGCCGCCCACGGCATCGCCCGCGTGCTGATGAACTGCGCCGGCATCGGCGGCTCGCAGCGCATCGTCGGCAAGGACGGCGTCTATCCGCTGGCCAAGTTCGTCCGCGTCATCAATGTCAACCTGATCGGCACCTTCAACGTGCTGCGGCTGTTCTCCGAACGGCTGGCGACCGCGGCCCCGGTCGGCGAGGAGCGCGGCGTCATCATCAACACCGCGAGCGTCGCGGCCTATGAAGGCCAGATCGGCCAGATCGCCTATTCCGCATCGAAGGGCGGCGTGGTCGGTCTGACGCTGCCGGCGGCGCGCGATCTCGCCAGCCTCAAGATCCGCGTCAACACCATCGCGCCCGGCCTGTTCCTGACGCCGCTGCTGATGGGCCTGAACGAGGAAGCCCGCAAGAGCCTCGGCGCGCAGGTGCCGCATCCGGCCCGGCTCGGCGACGCCAGCGAATACGGCAACCTCGCGGTGCACATCGTCGAGAACCCGATGCTGAACGGCGAGACCATCCGTCTCGACGGCGCCATCCGCATGGCGCCGCGGTAG
- a CDS encoding TetR family transcriptional regulator translates to MGSELNTSVPARLPGGRNSTAEKLLVAASELMIERSSIDVSLSDIAQKSGVNAALVKYHFGNKDGLLLALLARDAATEVANLEYLLAQPITPTAKLKLHIAGIIGAYHQFPYMNRLIHYLLHESSVEAADEVSKFFVAPLLGFHRRLLAEGIKAGEFRDIDPVLFYTSLIGACDHLFFGRHAMSRATGVGPVTDEVCRQYIGHMEALICGGMLEEKKGRMASSE, encoded by the coding sequence ATGGGATCAGAGTTGAATACCAGCGTACCGGCCCGGCTCCCGGGTGGCAGAAACTCAACGGCGGAAAAGCTCCTCGTCGCGGCGAGCGAGTTGATGATCGAGCGCTCCTCGATCGATGTGTCGCTGAGCGACATCGCGCAGAAATCCGGCGTCAACGCCGCGCTGGTCAAATATCACTTCGGCAACAAGGACGGCCTGCTGCTGGCGCTGTTGGCGCGCGATGCCGCAACCGAGGTGGCGAACCTCGAATATCTGCTGGCGCAGCCGATCACGCCGACCGCGAAACTGAAGCTGCACATCGCCGGCATCATCGGGGCGTATCACCAGTTTCCCTATATGAACCGGCTGATCCATTACTTGCTGCATGAGAGCAGCGTGGAAGCCGCCGACGAAGTCTCGAAATTTTTCGTCGCGCCGCTGCTGGGATTCCATCGCCGGCTGCTGGCGGAAGGCATCAAGGCCGGCGAGTTCCGCGATATCGATCCGGTGCTGTTCTACACCAGCCTGATCGGCGCCTGCGACCATCTGTTTTTCGGACGCCACGCGATGTCGCGCGCGACCGGCGTCGGGCCGGTCACTGACGAAGTCTGCCGCCAATATATCGGGCACATGGAAGCGCTGATTTGCGGGGGCATGCTGGAAGAAAAGAAGGGGCGAATGGCGAGTAGCGAATAG
- a CDS encoding acetyl-CoA C-acetyltransferase: MAEAYIVAAARTAGGRKGGRLAGWHPADLAASVLNSLVERSGAAPDQIEDVIMGCVMQVGEQSNNMARNAILASKLPESVPGTSVDRQCGSSQQALHFAAQAVMSGTMDIVIAAGVESMTRVPMGLSSQLPAKNGFGTSKSPGIEKKYPNIVFSQFTGAEMMAEKYGLSKDDLDKFSFESHQRAIAATQAGSFKDEIIPLQITRADGSTDTHHIDEGIRFDATLEGIRGVKLIAENGKLTAASSSQICDGASGMMVVNERGLKSLGVKPLARVHHMTMMGGDPVIMLDAPLHATERALKKAGMSIDDIDLFEVNEAFASVPTAWLKTSGADPARLNVNGGAIALGHPLGGSGTKLMTTLINALKQRNKRYGLQTMCEGGGMANVTIVERL; the protein is encoded by the coding sequence ATGGCCGAGGCATATATCGTCGCCGCCGCACGCACCGCAGGCGGCCGCAAGGGGGGACGCCTCGCCGGCTGGCATCCGGCCGATCTCGCCGCGTCCGTGCTGAATTCGCTGGTCGAGCGTTCGGGTGCGGCGCCCGACCAGATCGAAGACGTGATCATGGGCTGCGTCATGCAGGTCGGCGAACAGTCCAACAACATGGCGCGCAACGCCATCCTGGCTTCGAAGCTGCCGGAAAGCGTGCCCGGCACTTCGGTCGACCGCCAGTGCGGCTCGTCGCAGCAGGCGCTGCATTTCGCGGCGCAGGCGGTGATGTCCGGCACCATGGACATCGTGATCGCCGCCGGCGTGGAATCGATGACCCGGGTGCCGATGGGCCTGTCGTCGCAATTGCCGGCCAAGAACGGTTTCGGCACCTCCAAGAGCCCTGGCATCGAGAAGAAATATCCGAACATCGTGTTCAGCCAATTCACCGGCGCGGAAATGATGGCGGAGAAATACGGCCTCTCCAAAGACGATCTCGATAAATTCTCCTTTGAAAGCCACCAGCGCGCCATCGCCGCGACCCAGGCCGGCAGCTTCAAGGACGAAATCATTCCGCTGCAGATTACCCGCGCGGACGGTTCGACCGACACCCACCACATCGATGAAGGTATCCGCTTCGACGCCACCCTCGAGGGCATCAGGGGCGTCAAGCTGATCGCCGAGAACGGCAAGCTCACCGCCGCCAGCTCCAGCCAGATCTGCGACGGCGCATCCGGCATGATGGTCGTCAACGAAAGGGGCCTGAAGTCGCTCGGCGTCAAGCCGCTGGCGCGGGTTCATCACATGACCATGATGGGCGGCGATCCCGTGATCATGCTGGATGCACCGCTGCACGCTACCGAGCGCGCGCTGAAGAAGGCCGGCATGTCGATCGACGACATCGACCTGTTCGAGGTCAACGAGGCCTTTGCCTCGGTGCCGACGGCGTGGCTGAAGACATCAGGCGCGGATCCGGCGCGGCTCAACGTCAACGGCGGCGCCATCGCGCTCGGCCACCCGCTCGGCGGCTCCGGCACCAAGCTGATGACCACGCTGATCAACGCACTCAAGCAGCGCAACAAGCGCTACGGCCTGCAGACCATGTGCGAAGGCGGCGGCATGGCGAATGTGACGATCGTGGAGCGGCTGTAA